One window from the genome of Cardiocondyla obscurior isolate alpha-2009 linkage group LG04, Cobs3.1, whole genome shotgun sequence encodes:
- the LOC139102253 gene encoding uncharacterized protein isoform X2, which produces MYILLYSNYTRKVICLLALASHKNFRVSQAKPRVAKVGKCESGKQQLSKVSPTTGGNRVSEIILQPESSLSSVISLTISCHICGHFIERKTHNPSSNMVGMAQRPWTPTKRRGPIAAEYSSPGPACVTLPPLIVTDSKRERAPAFSFGSRHASKISSAGPGPGQYNVSGLSAKGKDAAPAVSLYGRTKSTKPEITPAPGDYNPQKAEKVILDSSPKYSFGVKTQIEKISGTPAASNYHAEIVNFCRAAAFTFGIKAVLKRSSDMPAPGTYCPEKTRLDSVPQFTFGLKTSLDKPSDTPAPGTYSPEKINFEKGPQYSLAGKSQTEKCSDTPAPGAYCPEKVKLDSSPQFSFGLRPAVEKLNDTPAPGTYSPEKVNLNKGPQYSLSGKGPAEKLADTPAPGTYCPEKIKLDTTPQYSFGIKPSLEKPSDTPAPGAYSPEKVNLNKGPQYSLFGKGPSDKPSDTPAPGTYSPEKVRLNNTPQYSFGIKHAPNKSSDTPAPNTYSPEKVNLDKGPQYSLYGKGFAEKPADTPAPGAYSPEKVRLDNTPQYSFGIKHAPNKPSDTPAPGTYSPEKVNLDKGPQYSLTGKGPAEKPIDTPAPGAYSPEKVKLDATPKYSFGLRTPLDKPSDTPAPGAYCPEKINLDKGPQYSLTGKGIPEKLNDNPGPADYKPEKALNLEHKPYYSFGDRNSLDKSKDTPGPADYSPEKALSLEHKPYFSFGNRKPFYKSRDTPGPGKYKPEKAQHLEHKPYFSFGHRKPLYKASDTPAPGTYSPEKINLAKSPQYSFGIKTDMHEKNALPGPGEYSPEKAMLLLEKALRFTFGLRPPMNRLNDVPAPNIYNIPSALGGTKEGNKKAAPAYSISGRQKVFTDDRVLVPGPGAYETVKPDAIRAKSPAYSISARFPLPDDHSQIPGPGAHCPEKVLLDIPPAHTFGIRHSPYICNLKDAVY; this is translated from the exons atgtatatacttttgtacTCCAATTATACACGCAAGGTAATCTGTTTGCTGGCGCTTGCGTCTCACAAGAATTTCAGAGTCTCCCAAGCGAAGCCCCGAGTTGCAAAGGTGGGGAAATGTGAATCCGGGAAACAG CAGTTATCAAAAGTTTCCCCTACGACTGGCGGCAATCGAGTCAGCGAAATCATTTTACAACCAGAATCATCATTGTCATCTGTTATCTCATTAACGATATCTTGCCATATTTGCGGACATTTTATTG agagaaagacacACAACCCTTCAAGTAACATGGTTGGAATGGCACAGAGACCCTGGACACCTACGAAAAGACGAGGACCGATTGCCGCCGAATATAGTAGCCCGGGACCAGCTTGTGTAACTTTACCACCGTTAATAG TTACAGATTCCAAACGTGAACGAGCGCCAGCATTCTCCTTCGGCAGcag acatGCATCGAAAATCAGTAGCGCTGGACCTGGTCCTGGGCAATATAACGTTTCTGGGCTTAGCGCGAAAG GGAAGGACGCCGCGCCTGCTGTGTCGTTGTACGGCCGAACAAAGTCAACGAAACCGGAAATTACACCAGCACCAGGCGACTACAATCCACAAAAAGCGGAAAAGGTCATTCTAGATAGCTCACCGAAATATTCTTTCGGTGTTAAAacacaaattgaaaaaatcagCGGTACACCTG CAGCGAGCAATTATCACGCTGAAATCGTGAATTTCTGCAGAGCAGCGGCGTTCACTTTCGGCATAAAAGCTGTCTTGAAGCGATCGAGTGATATGCCCG CTCCAGGTACCTATTGTCCTGAAAAAACGAGGCTGGACAGCGTACCACAATTTACGTTCGGACTAAAAACGTCACTCGATAAACCGAGCGACACGCCAG CACCCGGAACGTACAGCCCAGAGAAAATAAACTTCGAGAAAGGTCCACAGTACAGTTTGGCTGGCAAAAGTCAAACTGAGAAATGCAGCGATACACCAG CTCCAGGCGCATACTGTCCTGAGAAAGTGAAATTGGATTCATCACCGCAATTCAGTTTTGGATTAAGACCAGCCGTGGAAAAGTTAAACGATACGCCAG cgcccGGTACATATAGTCCTGAGAAAGTAAATTTGAATAAAGGGCCTCAATATAGTCTAAGTGGCAAGGGTCCAGCTGAGAAACTCGCTGATACCCCAG CACCTGGAACGTATTGCcctgagaaaattaaattagacacTACACCGCAATATAGTTTTGGAATTAAACCATCTTTGGAGAAACCTAGCGACACTCCAG CTCCTGGGGCATACAGTCcagaaaaagtaaatttgaaTAAAGGACCACAATACAGTTTATTTGGCAAAGGACCTTCTGATAAGCCTTCTGATACACCAG cacCTGGAACGTATTCTCCGGAAAAAGTAAGATTGAATAATACACCACAATATAGTTTTGGAATCAAGCATGCACCAAATAAATCCAGTGACACACcag CACCAAACACTTACAGTCCAGAAAAAGTGAATTTAGACAAGGGACCACAGTACAGTTTGTATGGCAAAGGATTCGCTGAAAAACCCGCGGATACACCAG cgcCTGGAGCGTATTCGCCGGAAAAAGTGAGATTAGATAACACGCCGCAATATAGTTTCGGCATTAAACATGCTCCAAATAAACCCAGTGACACGCCAG CTCCTGGAACATATAGTCCGGAGAAAGTAAATTTGGATAAAGGTCCGCAGTACAGTTTAACTGGCAAAGGGCCTGCGGAGAAACCTATCGATACTCCAG CACCTGGCGCGTATTCAcccgaaaaagtaaaattagaTGCCACACCGAAATACAGTTTTGGACTCAGAACTCCTTTAGATAAACCCAGCGATACGCCAG CACCTGGCGCTTACTGTccggagaaaataaatttggaCAAAGGACCACAATACAGCTTGACTGGAAAAGGAATAccggaaaaattaaacgataatCCAG GCCCCGCTGATTACAAACCAGAGAAAGCTCTAAATCTGGAACATAAACCTTATTACAGTTTTGGTGATAGAAACTCTTTAGATAAATCTAAAGATACACCAG GCCCAGCCGATTATTCTCCAGAGAAAGCTCTAAGTTTGGAACATAAACCGTATTTCAGTTTCGGTAATAGAAAACCTTTTTACAAGTCCCGCGATACACCAG GCCCTGGTAAATACAAGCCAGAAAAGGCTCAACATTTGGAACATAAACCTTATTTTAGTTTTGGTCACAGAAAACCTTTATATAAGGCTAGCGATACACCAG ctcCCGGTACATACAGCCCCGAAAAAATAAACCTGGCTAAATCACCTCAATATAGTTTTGGTATTAAAACCGATATGCACGAGAAGAACGCTTTACCAG GTCCTGGCGAATACAGCCCAGAAAAGGCAATGCTTTTGTTGGAGAAAGCGTTGCGATTTACTTTCGGCCTCAGACCACCCATGAATAGACTAAACGACGTTCCAG caCCCAATATCTATAACATCCCTTCTGCCCTTGGCGGAACGAAAGAGGGTAATAAAAAAGCAGCGCCCGCCTATTCAATATCCGGTAGGCAAAAAGTCTTTACCGATGATCGTGTTCTTGTACCGGGGCCGGGTGCATACGAGACTGTTAAACCAGACGCAATCAGAGCGAAAAGTCCAGCGTACAGCATAAGCGCGCGTTTTCCATTGCCTGACGATCACTCACAGATTCCAGGCCCAGGAGCACACTGTCCGGAAAAG GTGCTTCTCGACATTCCTCCTGCGCATACATTTGGCATTAGACACTCACcatatatttgcaatttgaAAGAtgctgtttattaa
- the LOC139102253 gene encoding uncharacterized protein isoform X11, with product MYILLYSNYTRKVICLLALASHKNFRVSQAKPRVAKVGKCESGKQQLSKVSPTTGGNRVSEIILQPESSLSSVISLTISCHICGHFIERKTHNPSSNMVGMAQRPWTPTKRRGPIAAEYSSPGPACVTLPPLIGKTVTDSKRERAPAFSFGSRHASKISSAGPGPGQYNVSGLSAKGKDAAPAVSLYGRTKSTKPEITPAPGDYNPQKAEKVILDSSPKYSFGVKTQIEKISGTPAPGTYCPEKTRLDSVPQFTFGLKTSLDKPSDTPAPGTYSPEKINFEKGPQYSLAGKSQTEKCSDTPAPGAYCPEKVKLDSSPQFSFGLRPAVEKLNDTPAPGTYSPEKVNLNKGPQYSLSGKGPAEKLADTPAPGTYCPEKIKLDTTPQYSFGIKPSLEKPSDTPAPGAYSPEKVNLNKGPQYSLFGKGPSDKPSDTPAPGTYSPEKVRLNNTPQYSFGIKHAPNKSSDTPAPNTYSPEKVNLDKGPQYSLYGKGFAEKPADTPAPGAYSPEKVRLDNTPQYSFGIKHAPNKPSDTPAPGTYSPEKVNLDKGPQYSLTGKGPAEKPIDTPAPGAYSPEKVKLDATPKYSFGLRTPLDKPSDTPAPGAYCPEKINLDKGPQYSLTGKGIPEKLNDNPGPADYKPEKALNLEHKPYYSFGDRNSLDKSKDTPAPGTYSPEKINLAKSPQYSFGIKTDMHEKNALPGPGEYSPEKAMLLLEKALRFTFGLRPPMNRLNDVPAPNIYNIPSALGGTKEGNKKAAPAYSISGRQKVFTDDRVLVPGPGAYETVKPDAIRAKSPAYSISARFPLPDDHSQIPGPGAHCPEKVLLDIPPAHTFGIRHSPYICNLKDAVY from the exons atgtatatacttttgtacTCCAATTATACACGCAAGGTAATCTGTTTGCTGGCGCTTGCGTCTCACAAGAATTTCAGAGTCTCCCAAGCGAAGCCCCGAGTTGCAAAGGTGGGGAAATGTGAATCCGGGAAACAG CAGTTATCAAAAGTTTCCCCTACGACTGGCGGCAATCGAGTCAGCGAAATCATTTTACAACCAGAATCATCATTGTCATCTGTTATCTCATTAACGATATCTTGCCATATTTGCGGACATTTTATTG agagaaagacacACAACCCTTCAAGTAACATGGTTGGAATGGCACAGAGACCCTGGACACCTACGAAAAGACGAGGACCGATTGCCGCCGAATATAGTAGCCCGGGACCAGCTTGTGTAACTTTACCACCGTTAATAG GAAAAACAGTTACAGATTCCAAACGTGAACGAGCGCCAGCATTCTCCTTCGGCAGcag acatGCATCGAAAATCAGTAGCGCTGGACCTGGTCCTGGGCAATATAACGTTTCTGGGCTTAGCGCGAAAG GGAAGGACGCCGCGCCTGCTGTGTCGTTGTACGGCCGAACAAAGTCAACGAAACCGGAAATTACACCAGCACCAGGCGACTACAATCCACAAAAAGCGGAAAAGGTCATTCTAGATAGCTCACCGAAATATTCTTTCGGTGTTAAAacacaaattgaaaaaatcagCGGTACACCTG CTCCAGGTACCTATTGTCCTGAAAAAACGAGGCTGGACAGCGTACCACAATTTACGTTCGGACTAAAAACGTCACTCGATAAACCGAGCGACACGCCAG CACCCGGAACGTACAGCCCAGAGAAAATAAACTTCGAGAAAGGTCCACAGTACAGTTTGGCTGGCAAAAGTCAAACTGAGAAATGCAGCGATACACCAG CTCCAGGCGCATACTGTCCTGAGAAAGTGAAATTGGATTCATCACCGCAATTCAGTTTTGGATTAAGACCAGCCGTGGAAAAGTTAAACGATACGCCAG cgcccGGTACATATAGTCCTGAGAAAGTAAATTTGAATAAAGGGCCTCAATATAGTCTAAGTGGCAAGGGTCCAGCTGAGAAACTCGCTGATACCCCAG CACCTGGAACGTATTGCcctgagaaaattaaattagacacTACACCGCAATATAGTTTTGGAATTAAACCATCTTTGGAGAAACCTAGCGACACTCCAG CTCCTGGGGCATACAGTCcagaaaaagtaaatttgaaTAAAGGACCACAATACAGTTTATTTGGCAAAGGACCTTCTGATAAGCCTTCTGATACACCAG cacCTGGAACGTATTCTCCGGAAAAAGTAAGATTGAATAATACACCACAATATAGTTTTGGAATCAAGCATGCACCAAATAAATCCAGTGACACACcag CACCAAACACTTACAGTCCAGAAAAAGTGAATTTAGACAAGGGACCACAGTACAGTTTGTATGGCAAAGGATTCGCTGAAAAACCCGCGGATACACCAG cgcCTGGAGCGTATTCGCCGGAAAAAGTGAGATTAGATAACACGCCGCAATATAGTTTCGGCATTAAACATGCTCCAAATAAACCCAGTGACACGCCAG CTCCTGGAACATATAGTCCGGAGAAAGTAAATTTGGATAAAGGTCCGCAGTACAGTTTAACTGGCAAAGGGCCTGCGGAGAAACCTATCGATACTCCAG CACCTGGCGCGTATTCAcccgaaaaagtaaaattagaTGCCACACCGAAATACAGTTTTGGACTCAGAACTCCTTTAGATAAACCCAGCGATACGCCAG CACCTGGCGCTTACTGTccggagaaaataaatttggaCAAAGGACCACAATACAGCTTGACTGGAAAAGGAATAccggaaaaattaaacgataatCCAG GCCCCGCTGATTACAAACCAGAGAAAGCTCTAAATCTGGAACATAAACCTTATTACAGTTTTGGTGATAGAAACTCTTTAGATAAATCTAAAGATACACCAG ctcCCGGTACATACAGCCCCGAAAAAATAAACCTGGCTAAATCACCTCAATATAGTTTTGGTATTAAAACCGATATGCACGAGAAGAACGCTTTACCAG GTCCTGGCGAATACAGCCCAGAAAAGGCAATGCTTTTGTTGGAGAAAGCGTTGCGATTTACTTTCGGCCTCAGACCACCCATGAATAGACTAAACGACGTTCCAG caCCCAATATCTATAACATCCCTTCTGCCCTTGGCGGAACGAAAGAGGGTAATAAAAAAGCAGCGCCCGCCTATTCAATATCCGGTAGGCAAAAAGTCTTTACCGATGATCGTGTTCTTGTACCGGGGCCGGGTGCATACGAGACTGTTAAACCAGACGCAATCAGAGCGAAAAGTCCAGCGTACAGCATAAGCGCGCGTTTTCCATTGCCTGACGATCACTCACAGATTCCAGGCCCAGGAGCACACTGTCCGGAAAAG GTGCTTCTCGACATTCCTCCTGCGCATACATTTGGCATTAGACACTCACcatatatttgcaatttgaAAGAtgctgtttattaa
- the LOC139102253 gene encoding uncharacterized protein isoform X6 — protein MYILLYSNYTRKVICLLALASHKNFRVSQAKPRVAKVGKCESGKQQLSKVSPTTGGNRVSEIILQPESSLSSVISLTISCHICGHFIERKTHNPSSNMVGMAQRPWTPTKRRGPIAAEYSSPGPACVTLPPLIGKTVTDSKRERAPAFSFGSRHASKISSAGPGPGQYNVSGLSAKGKDAAPAVSLYGRTKSTKPEITPAPGDYNPQKAEKVILDSSPKYSFGVKTQIEKISGTPAASNYHAEIVNFCRAAAFTFGIKAVLKRSSDMPAPGTYCPEKTRLDSVPQFTFGLKTSLDKPSDTPAPGTYSPEKINFEKGPQYSLAGKSQTEKCSDTPAPGAYCPEKVKLDSSPQFSFGLRPAVEKLNDTPAPGTYSPEKVNLNKGPQYSLSGKGPAEKLADTPAPGTYCPEKIKLDTTPQYSFGIKPSLEKPSDTPAPGAYSPEKVNLNKGPQYSLFGKGPSDKPSDTPAPGTYSPEKVRLNNTPQYSFGIKHAPNKSSDTPAPNTYSPEKVNLDKGPQYSLYGKGFAEKPADTPAPGAYSPEKVRLDNTPQYSFGIKHAPNKPSDTPAPGTYSPEKVNLDKGPQYSLTGKGPAEKPIDTPAPGAYSPEKVKLDATPKYSFGLRTPLDKPSDTPAPGAYCPEKINLDKGPQYSLTGKGIPEKLNDNPGPGKYKPEKAQHLEHKPYFSFGHRKPLYKASDTPAPGTYSPEKINLAKSPQYSFGIKTDMHEKNALPGPGEYSPEKAMLLLEKALRFTFGLRPPMNRLNDVPAPNIYNIPSALGGTKEGNKKAAPAYSISGRQKVFTDDRVLVPGPGAYETVKPDAIRAKSPAYSISARFPLPDDHSQIPGPGAHCPEKVLLDIPPAHTFGIRHSPYICNLKDAVY, from the exons atgtatatacttttgtacTCCAATTATACACGCAAGGTAATCTGTTTGCTGGCGCTTGCGTCTCACAAGAATTTCAGAGTCTCCCAAGCGAAGCCCCGAGTTGCAAAGGTGGGGAAATGTGAATCCGGGAAACAG CAGTTATCAAAAGTTTCCCCTACGACTGGCGGCAATCGAGTCAGCGAAATCATTTTACAACCAGAATCATCATTGTCATCTGTTATCTCATTAACGATATCTTGCCATATTTGCGGACATTTTATTG agagaaagacacACAACCCTTCAAGTAACATGGTTGGAATGGCACAGAGACCCTGGACACCTACGAAAAGACGAGGACCGATTGCCGCCGAATATAGTAGCCCGGGACCAGCTTGTGTAACTTTACCACCGTTAATAG GAAAAACAGTTACAGATTCCAAACGTGAACGAGCGCCAGCATTCTCCTTCGGCAGcag acatGCATCGAAAATCAGTAGCGCTGGACCTGGTCCTGGGCAATATAACGTTTCTGGGCTTAGCGCGAAAG GGAAGGACGCCGCGCCTGCTGTGTCGTTGTACGGCCGAACAAAGTCAACGAAACCGGAAATTACACCAGCACCAGGCGACTACAATCCACAAAAAGCGGAAAAGGTCATTCTAGATAGCTCACCGAAATATTCTTTCGGTGTTAAAacacaaattgaaaaaatcagCGGTACACCTG CAGCGAGCAATTATCACGCTGAAATCGTGAATTTCTGCAGAGCAGCGGCGTTCACTTTCGGCATAAAAGCTGTCTTGAAGCGATCGAGTGATATGCCCG CTCCAGGTACCTATTGTCCTGAAAAAACGAGGCTGGACAGCGTACCACAATTTACGTTCGGACTAAAAACGTCACTCGATAAACCGAGCGACACGCCAG CACCCGGAACGTACAGCCCAGAGAAAATAAACTTCGAGAAAGGTCCACAGTACAGTTTGGCTGGCAAAAGTCAAACTGAGAAATGCAGCGATACACCAG CTCCAGGCGCATACTGTCCTGAGAAAGTGAAATTGGATTCATCACCGCAATTCAGTTTTGGATTAAGACCAGCCGTGGAAAAGTTAAACGATACGCCAG cgcccGGTACATATAGTCCTGAGAAAGTAAATTTGAATAAAGGGCCTCAATATAGTCTAAGTGGCAAGGGTCCAGCTGAGAAACTCGCTGATACCCCAG CACCTGGAACGTATTGCcctgagaaaattaaattagacacTACACCGCAATATAGTTTTGGAATTAAACCATCTTTGGAGAAACCTAGCGACACTCCAG CTCCTGGGGCATACAGTCcagaaaaagtaaatttgaaTAAAGGACCACAATACAGTTTATTTGGCAAAGGACCTTCTGATAAGCCTTCTGATACACCAG cacCTGGAACGTATTCTCCGGAAAAAGTAAGATTGAATAATACACCACAATATAGTTTTGGAATCAAGCATGCACCAAATAAATCCAGTGACACACcag CACCAAACACTTACAGTCCAGAAAAAGTGAATTTAGACAAGGGACCACAGTACAGTTTGTATGGCAAAGGATTCGCTGAAAAACCCGCGGATACACCAG cgcCTGGAGCGTATTCGCCGGAAAAAGTGAGATTAGATAACACGCCGCAATATAGTTTCGGCATTAAACATGCTCCAAATAAACCCAGTGACACGCCAG CTCCTGGAACATATAGTCCGGAGAAAGTAAATTTGGATAAAGGTCCGCAGTACAGTTTAACTGGCAAAGGGCCTGCGGAGAAACCTATCGATACTCCAG CACCTGGCGCGTATTCAcccgaaaaagtaaaattagaTGCCACACCGAAATACAGTTTTGGACTCAGAACTCCTTTAGATAAACCCAGCGATACGCCAG CACCTGGCGCTTACTGTccggagaaaataaatttggaCAAAGGACCACAATACAGCTTGACTGGAAAAGGAATAccggaaaaattaaacgataatCCAG GCCCTGGTAAATACAAGCCAGAAAAGGCTCAACATTTGGAACATAAACCTTATTTTAGTTTTGGTCACAGAAAACCTTTATATAAGGCTAGCGATACACCAG ctcCCGGTACATACAGCCCCGAAAAAATAAACCTGGCTAAATCACCTCAATATAGTTTTGGTATTAAAACCGATATGCACGAGAAGAACGCTTTACCAG GTCCTGGCGAATACAGCCCAGAAAAGGCAATGCTTTTGTTGGAGAAAGCGTTGCGATTTACTTTCGGCCTCAGACCACCCATGAATAGACTAAACGACGTTCCAG caCCCAATATCTATAACATCCCTTCTGCCCTTGGCGGAACGAAAGAGGGTAATAAAAAAGCAGCGCCCGCCTATTCAATATCCGGTAGGCAAAAAGTCTTTACCGATGATCGTGTTCTTGTACCGGGGCCGGGTGCATACGAGACTGTTAAACCAGACGCAATCAGAGCGAAAAGTCCAGCGTACAGCATAAGCGCGCGTTTTCCATTGCCTGACGATCACTCACAGATTCCAGGCCCAGGAGCACACTGTCCGGAAAAG GTGCTTCTCGACATTCCTCCTGCGCATACATTTGGCATTAGACACTCACcatatatttgcaatttgaAAGAtgctgtttattaa
- the LOC139102253 gene encoding uncharacterized protein isoform X1, with translation MYILLYSNYTRKVICLLALASHKNFRVSQAKPRVAKVGKCESGKQQLSKVSPTTGGNRVSEIILQPESSLSSVISLTISCHICGHFIERKTHNPSSNMVGMAQRPWTPTKRRGPIAAEYSSPGPACVTLPPLIGKTVTDSKRERAPAFSFGSRHASKISSAGPGPGQYNVSGLSAKGKDAAPAVSLYGRTKSTKPEITPAPGDYNPQKAEKVILDSSPKYSFGVKTQIEKISGTPAASNYHAEIVNFCRAAAFTFGIKAVLKRSSDMPAPGTYCPEKTRLDSVPQFTFGLKTSLDKPSDTPAPGTYSPEKINFEKGPQYSLAGKSQTEKCSDTPAPGAYCPEKVKLDSSPQFSFGLRPAVEKLNDTPAPGTYSPEKVNLNKGPQYSLSGKGPAEKLADTPAPGTYCPEKIKLDTTPQYSFGIKPSLEKPSDTPAPGAYSPEKVNLNKGPQYSLFGKGPSDKPSDTPAPGTYSPEKVRLNNTPQYSFGIKHAPNKSSDTPAPNTYSPEKVNLDKGPQYSLYGKGFAEKPADTPAPGAYSPEKVRLDNTPQYSFGIKHAPNKPSDTPAPGTYSPEKVNLDKGPQYSLTGKGPAEKPIDTPAPGAYSPEKVKLDATPKYSFGLRTPLDKPSDTPAPGAYCPEKINLDKGPQYSLTGKGIPEKLNDNPGPADYKPEKALNLEHKPYYSFGDRNSLDKSKDTPGPADYSPEKALSLEHKPYFSFGNRKPFYKSRDTPGPGKYKPEKAQHLEHKPYFSFGHRKPLYKASDTPAPGTYSPEKINLAKSPQYSFGIKTDMHEKNALPGPGEYSPEKAMLLLEKALRFTFGLRPPMNRLNDVPAPNIYNIPSALGGTKEGNKKAAPAYSISGRQKVFTDDRVLVPGPGAYETVKPDAIRAKSPAYSISARFPLPDDHSQIPGPGAHCPEKVLLDIPPAHTFGIRHSPYICNLKDAVY, from the exons atgtatatacttttgtacTCCAATTATACACGCAAGGTAATCTGTTTGCTGGCGCTTGCGTCTCACAAGAATTTCAGAGTCTCCCAAGCGAAGCCCCGAGTTGCAAAGGTGGGGAAATGTGAATCCGGGAAACAG CAGTTATCAAAAGTTTCCCCTACGACTGGCGGCAATCGAGTCAGCGAAATCATTTTACAACCAGAATCATCATTGTCATCTGTTATCTCATTAACGATATCTTGCCATATTTGCGGACATTTTATTG agagaaagacacACAACCCTTCAAGTAACATGGTTGGAATGGCACAGAGACCCTGGACACCTACGAAAAGACGAGGACCGATTGCCGCCGAATATAGTAGCCCGGGACCAGCTTGTGTAACTTTACCACCGTTAATAG GAAAAACAGTTACAGATTCCAAACGTGAACGAGCGCCAGCATTCTCCTTCGGCAGcag acatGCATCGAAAATCAGTAGCGCTGGACCTGGTCCTGGGCAATATAACGTTTCTGGGCTTAGCGCGAAAG GGAAGGACGCCGCGCCTGCTGTGTCGTTGTACGGCCGAACAAAGTCAACGAAACCGGAAATTACACCAGCACCAGGCGACTACAATCCACAAAAAGCGGAAAAGGTCATTCTAGATAGCTCACCGAAATATTCTTTCGGTGTTAAAacacaaattgaaaaaatcagCGGTACACCTG CAGCGAGCAATTATCACGCTGAAATCGTGAATTTCTGCAGAGCAGCGGCGTTCACTTTCGGCATAAAAGCTGTCTTGAAGCGATCGAGTGATATGCCCG CTCCAGGTACCTATTGTCCTGAAAAAACGAGGCTGGACAGCGTACCACAATTTACGTTCGGACTAAAAACGTCACTCGATAAACCGAGCGACACGCCAG CACCCGGAACGTACAGCCCAGAGAAAATAAACTTCGAGAAAGGTCCACAGTACAGTTTGGCTGGCAAAAGTCAAACTGAGAAATGCAGCGATACACCAG CTCCAGGCGCATACTGTCCTGAGAAAGTGAAATTGGATTCATCACCGCAATTCAGTTTTGGATTAAGACCAGCCGTGGAAAAGTTAAACGATACGCCAG cgcccGGTACATATAGTCCTGAGAAAGTAAATTTGAATAAAGGGCCTCAATATAGTCTAAGTGGCAAGGGTCCAGCTGAGAAACTCGCTGATACCCCAG CACCTGGAACGTATTGCcctgagaaaattaaattagacacTACACCGCAATATAGTTTTGGAATTAAACCATCTTTGGAGAAACCTAGCGACACTCCAG CTCCTGGGGCATACAGTCcagaaaaagtaaatttgaaTAAAGGACCACAATACAGTTTATTTGGCAAAGGACCTTCTGATAAGCCTTCTGATACACCAG cacCTGGAACGTATTCTCCGGAAAAAGTAAGATTGAATAATACACCACAATATAGTTTTGGAATCAAGCATGCACCAAATAAATCCAGTGACACACcag CACCAAACACTTACAGTCCAGAAAAAGTGAATTTAGACAAGGGACCACAGTACAGTTTGTATGGCAAAGGATTCGCTGAAAAACCCGCGGATACACCAG cgcCTGGAGCGTATTCGCCGGAAAAAGTGAGATTAGATAACACGCCGCAATATAGTTTCGGCATTAAACATGCTCCAAATAAACCCAGTGACACGCCAG CTCCTGGAACATATAGTCCGGAGAAAGTAAATTTGGATAAAGGTCCGCAGTACAGTTTAACTGGCAAAGGGCCTGCGGAGAAACCTATCGATACTCCAG CACCTGGCGCGTATTCAcccgaaaaagtaaaattagaTGCCACACCGAAATACAGTTTTGGACTCAGAACTCCTTTAGATAAACCCAGCGATACGCCAG CACCTGGCGCTTACTGTccggagaaaataaatttggaCAAAGGACCACAATACAGCTTGACTGGAAAAGGAATAccggaaaaattaaacgataatCCAG GCCCCGCTGATTACAAACCAGAGAAAGCTCTAAATCTGGAACATAAACCTTATTACAGTTTTGGTGATAGAAACTCTTTAGATAAATCTAAAGATACACCAG GCCCAGCCGATTATTCTCCAGAGAAAGCTCTAAGTTTGGAACATAAACCGTATTTCAGTTTCGGTAATAGAAAACCTTTTTACAAGTCCCGCGATACACCAG GCCCTGGTAAATACAAGCCAGAAAAGGCTCAACATTTGGAACATAAACCTTATTTTAGTTTTGGTCACAGAAAACCTTTATATAAGGCTAGCGATACACCAG ctcCCGGTACATACAGCCCCGAAAAAATAAACCTGGCTAAATCACCTCAATATAGTTTTGGTATTAAAACCGATATGCACGAGAAGAACGCTTTACCAG GTCCTGGCGAATACAGCCCAGAAAAGGCAATGCTTTTGTTGGAGAAAGCGTTGCGATTTACTTTCGGCCTCAGACCACCCATGAATAGACTAAACGACGTTCCAG caCCCAATATCTATAACATCCCTTCTGCCCTTGGCGGAACGAAAGAGGGTAATAAAAAAGCAGCGCCCGCCTATTCAATATCCGGTAGGCAAAAAGTCTTTACCGATGATCGTGTTCTTGTACCGGGGCCGGGTGCATACGAGACTGTTAAACCAGACGCAATCAGAGCGAAAAGTCCAGCGTACAGCATAAGCGCGCGTTTTCCATTGCCTGACGATCACTCACAGATTCCAGGCCCAGGAGCACACTGTCCGGAAAAG GTGCTTCTCGACATTCCTCCTGCGCATACATTTGGCATTAGACACTCACcatatatttgcaatttgaAAGAtgctgtttattaa